In one Cupriavidus taiwanensis genomic region, the following are encoded:
- a CDS encoding amino acid ABC transporter permease, translated as MELDFSPVFAGWPDILHGAVITVQVTACALVLGCVMGLLVGIGRLDPRRRVIYSICTAYVTFIRGTPLLVQLFLLFFGLPQFNILLPAFVCGVIGLGIYSGAYVSEIVRGAIQSVDKGQMEAARSIGMSSGQAMRAIILPQAIVRMIPPLGNEFIALIKNSALVSLLTIADLMHEGQKIISVSYRSLEVYLAIALVYLILTSAAGLILRRAEQRLRMGGMVQ; from the coding sequence ATGGAACTCGATTTTTCTCCTGTCTTCGCCGGGTGGCCTGACATCCTCCACGGCGCCGTCATCACCGTGCAGGTGACGGCGTGCGCGCTGGTGCTGGGCTGCGTGATGGGCCTGCTGGTCGGCATCGGCCGGCTGGACCCCAGGCGCCGCGTCATCTACAGCATCTGCACCGCCTATGTGACCTTCATCCGCGGCACGCCGCTGCTGGTGCAGCTGTTCCTGCTGTTCTTCGGCCTGCCGCAGTTCAACATCCTGCTGCCGGCATTCGTGTGCGGCGTGATCGGGCTGGGCATCTATTCCGGCGCCTATGTCTCGGAAATCGTGCGTGGCGCGATCCAGTCGGTCGACAAGGGCCAGATGGAAGCCGCGCGCTCGATCGGCATGTCGTCAGGGCAGGCCATGCGCGCGATCATCCTGCCGCAGGCGATCGTGCGCATGATCCCGCCGCTGGGCAACGAGTTCATTGCCTTGATCAAGAACTCGGCGCTGGTGTCGCTGCTGACCATCGCCGACCTGATGCACGAAGGCCAGAAGATCATCAGCGTGTCGTACCGCTCGCTTGAGGTCTACCTGGCGATCGCGCTGGTGTATCTGATCCTGACGAGCGCGGCCGGGCTGATCCTGCGCCGCGCCGAACAACGGCTGCGCATGGGAGGCATGGTGCAATGA